The Acanthopagrus latus isolate v.2019 chromosome 6, fAcaLat1.1, whole genome shotgun sequence genome includes a region encoding these proteins:
- the mapkapk3 gene encoding MAP kinase-activated protein kinase 3: protein MLQNGNEKEKPLQAPKAELEPDSPADEPTQQQQQPPLPAPPAADGQDAGSESPHFPLPEYPKLEIKRNAVTDDYKISSQVLGLGINGKVLQCFNKKTGQKCALKILYDCPKARREVELHWRVSGGPYIVRILSLYENMHHGKKCLLIIMECMEGGELFSRIQARGDQAFTEKEASEIMRDIGTAIDFLHNINIAHRDIKPENLLYTTKERKSILKLTDFGFAKETTLHNPLQTPCYTPYYVAPEVLGPEKYDKSCDMWSLGVIMYILLCGFPPFYSNTGQAISPGMKRRIRMGQYEFPNPEWAIVSQEAKDLIHQLLKTDPNERMTITQFMNHPWINQSMVVPSTPLHTTRVLTEDREMWEDVKEEMTNALATMRVDYDQVKIKDLDTSSNPLLNKRRKKAAAGAKSGSTVCQSQ from the exons ATGCTACAAAATGGAAACGAAAAGGAGAAACCGCTCCAAGCGCCGAAGGCAGAGCTAGAGCCGGACTCCCCGGCTGACGAGccgacacagcagcagcagcagccgccgctGCCGGCTCCCCCCGCTGCTGACGGACAGGACGCCGGCAGCGAGTCCCCACACTTCCCCCTGCCCGAATATCCCAAACTGGAGATAAAGCGCAACGCAGTGACGGACGATTACAAGATCTCCAGTCAGGTGCTGGGCTTAGGGATCAATGGCAAAGTCCTGCAGTGTTTCAACAAGAAGACTGGACAGAAGTGCGCACTGAAG ATTCTGTACGACTGCCCCAAAGCGAGACGAGAGGTGGAGCTCCACTGGCGAGTGTCAGGAGGGCCGTACATTGTTCGCATCCTCAGCCTGTACGAGAACATGCATCATGGGAAGAAATGCCTGCTCATCATCATGGAGTG tatggagggaggagagctgttCAGCAGGATCCAGGCCAGAGGAGACCAGGCCTTCACTGAGAAAG aGGCTTCTGAGATAATGAGGGACATCGGCACGGCCATTGACTTTCTCCACAACATCAACATTGCGCACAGAGACATCAAG CCAGAGAACCTGCTGTACACCACTAAAGAAAGGAAAAGTATCCTCAAATTAACAGATTTTGGCTTTGCTAAGGAGACCACTCTACACAACCCTCTTCAGACCCCCTGTTACACACCCTACTATGTGG CTCCTGAGGTCTTGGGCCCCGAGAAATATGACAAGTCATGTGACATGTGGTCTCTAGGCGTCATCATGTACATCCT GCTGTGTGGCTTCCCTCCATTTTACTCCAACACAGGCCAGGCCATATCTccagggatgaagaggagaatcAGGATGGGCCAGTACGAATTCCCCAACCCGGAGTGGGCTATAGTGTCACAGGAAG CAAAAGATTTGATCCATCAGCTACTGAAGACAGACCCCAACGAGAGGATGACCATCACTCAGTTTATGAACCACCCCTGGATTAAT CAGTCGATGGTGGTTCCCTCCACTCCGCTCCACACCACCCGAGTTCTgactgaggacagagagatgTGGGAGGATGTGAAG GAGGAGATGACCAACGCCTTAGCAACCATGCGTGTGGACTATGACCAGGTGAAGATCAAAGATCTGGACACCTCCAGCAATCCACTACTCAACAAGAGACGCAAGAAGGCCGCCGCGGGGGCCAAGAGCGGGTCCACAGTCTGCCAAAGCCAATGA
- the pfkfb4a gene encoding 6-phosphofructo-2-kinase/fructose-2,6-bisphosphatase 4a isoform X3 has product MMRGCSSRPKPTQNQDRSVCMTNCPTLIVTVGLPARGKTYISKKLTRYLNWIGVPTREFNVGQYRRECMKIYKSFEFFRPDNEEGLKIRRQCASAALNDVRQYLTEQGGQVAVFDATNTTRERRETIIQFAEQNGFKVFFVESVCEDPDVIQENIVQVKLGSPDYTNCNTEEAVEDFMKRIKCYENSYETLDEVLDRDLSYIKIMDVGQRYLVNRVLDHIQSRIVYYLMNIHITPRSIYLCRHGESELNVKGRIGGDSGLTPRGKDFGKKLSQFIQSQGISDLKVWTSQMKRTIQTAEALSVPYEQWKVLNEIDAGVCEEMMYEEIQDHYPLEFALRDQDKYRYRYPKGESYEDLVQRLEPVIMELERQENVLVICHQAVMRCLLAYFLDKTAEELPYLKCPLHTVLKLTPVAYGCKVESICLNVDAVNTHRERPENVNIHRTPEDALQTVPPHL; this is encoded by the exons ATGATGAGAGGCTGCTCCAGCCGACCCAAGCCCACACAGAACCAGGACAGATCGG TATGCATGACCAACTGTCCCACCCTGATTGTGACAGTAGGCCTTCCTGCCAGGGGGAAGACCTATATCTCCAAGAAGCTGACCCGCTATCTTAACTGGATCGGAGTGCCCACCAGAG AGTTCAATGTTGGGCAGTACAGGAGAGAGTGTATGAAGATCTACAAGTCCTTTGAGTTCTTCCGTCCTGACAATGAGGAGGGGTTAAAGATCAGACG ACAGTGTGCTTCAGCCGCGTTGAACGATGTGCGACAGTATCTGACAGAACAAGGAGGCCAAGTTGCG GTGTTCGATGCAACAAACACCACcagagaaaggagggaaacCATCATCCAGTTTGCAGAGCAGAATGGCTTTAAG gTTTTCTTtgttgagtctgtgtgtgaagaCCCAGATGTCATTCAGGAAAACATAGTG CAAGTGAAGCTGGGTAGCCCTGACTACACCAACTGTAACACTGAAGAAGCAGTGGAAGATTTCATGAAGAGGATCAAGTGTTATGAAAACTCCTACGAGACACTGGATGAAGTCCTGGACAG AGATCTCTCCTACATCAAAATCATGGACGTGGGTCAGCGGTATTTGGTCAACAGGGTTTTGGACCACATCCAGAGCCGGATTGTCTACTACCTCATGAACATCCACATCACGCCACGCTCCATCTATCTGTGCCGCCACGGCGAGAGCGAGCTCAATGTCAAGGGTCGAATCGGAGGAGACTCAGGCCTCACACCCAGAGGCAAAGAT TTTGGGAAAAAGCTGAGCCAGTTCATCCAGTCACAGGGCATCAGTGACCTGAAGGTATGGACCAGTCAGATGAAGAGAACCATCCAGACAGCCGAGGCCCTCAGTGTGCCCTACGAGCAGTGGAAGGTCCTGAACGAGATTGATGCA GGCGTCTGTGAGGAAATGATGTACGAGGAGATCCAGGACCACTATCCTCTGGAGTTTGCTCTGAGGGACCAGGACAAATACCGCTATCGCTACCCGAAAGGAGAG TCCTATGAGGACCTGGTGCAGCGGTTGGAGCCAGTCATCATGGAGCTGGAGCGGCAGGAGAATGTTCTGGTCATCTGTCACCAGGCCGTAATGCGCTGCCTGTTGGCCTATTTCCTGGACAAGACTGCAG AAGAGCTGCCATACCTGAAGTGCCCACTGCACACTGTGCTGAAGCTAACGCCGGTGGCCTATG GCTGTAAGGTGGAGTCCATCTGCTTAAATGTGGATGCAGTCAACACACACCGAGAAAGACCAGAG AACGTGAACATCCACCGTACACCTGAGGACGCCCTGCAGACCgtccctcctcacctctga
- the pfkfb4a gene encoding 6-phosphofructo-2-kinase/fructose-2,6-bisphosphatase 4a isoform X2, producing the protein MMRGCSSRPKPTQNQDRSVCMTNCPTLIVTVGLPARGKTYISKKLTRYLNWIGVPTREFNVGQYRRECMKIYKSFEFFRPDNEEGLKIRRQCASAALNDVRQYLTEQGGQVAVFDATNTTRERRETIIQFAEQNGFKVFFVESVCEDPDVIQENIVQVKLGSPDYTNCNTEEAVEDFMKRIKCYENSYETLDEVLDRDLSYIKIMDVGQRYLVNRVLDHIQSRIVYYLMNIHITPRSIYLCRHGESELNVKGRIGGDSGLTPRGKDFGKKLSQFIQSQGISDLKVWTSQMKRTIQTAEALSVPYEQWKVLNEIDAGVCEEMMYEEIQDHYPLEFALRDQDKYRYRYPKGESYEDLVQRLEPVIMELERQENVLVICHQAVMRCLLAYFLDKTAEELPYLKCPLHTVLKLTPVAYGCKVESICLNVDAVNTHRERPENVEVSRMSKEALLTVPAHQ; encoded by the exons ATGATGAGAGGCTGCTCCAGCCGACCCAAGCCCACACAGAACCAGGACAGATCGG TATGCATGACCAACTGTCCCACCCTGATTGTGACAGTAGGCCTTCCTGCCAGGGGGAAGACCTATATCTCCAAGAAGCTGACCCGCTATCTTAACTGGATCGGAGTGCCCACCAGAG AGTTCAATGTTGGGCAGTACAGGAGAGAGTGTATGAAGATCTACAAGTCCTTTGAGTTCTTCCGTCCTGACAATGAGGAGGGGTTAAAGATCAGACG ACAGTGTGCTTCAGCCGCGTTGAACGATGTGCGACAGTATCTGACAGAACAAGGAGGCCAAGTTGCG GTGTTCGATGCAACAAACACCACcagagaaaggagggaaacCATCATCCAGTTTGCAGAGCAGAATGGCTTTAAG gTTTTCTTtgttgagtctgtgtgtgaagaCCCAGATGTCATTCAGGAAAACATAGTG CAAGTGAAGCTGGGTAGCCCTGACTACACCAACTGTAACACTGAAGAAGCAGTGGAAGATTTCATGAAGAGGATCAAGTGTTATGAAAACTCCTACGAGACACTGGATGAAGTCCTGGACAG AGATCTCTCCTACATCAAAATCATGGACGTGGGTCAGCGGTATTTGGTCAACAGGGTTTTGGACCACATCCAGAGCCGGATTGTCTACTACCTCATGAACATCCACATCACGCCACGCTCCATCTATCTGTGCCGCCACGGCGAGAGCGAGCTCAATGTCAAGGGTCGAATCGGAGGAGACTCAGGCCTCACACCCAGAGGCAAAGAT TTTGGGAAAAAGCTGAGCCAGTTCATCCAGTCACAGGGCATCAGTGACCTGAAGGTATGGACCAGTCAGATGAAGAGAACCATCCAGACAGCCGAGGCCCTCAGTGTGCCCTACGAGCAGTGGAAGGTCCTGAACGAGATTGATGCA GGCGTCTGTGAGGAAATGATGTACGAGGAGATCCAGGACCACTATCCTCTGGAGTTTGCTCTGAGGGACCAGGACAAATACCGCTATCGCTACCCGAAAGGAGAG TCCTATGAGGACCTGGTGCAGCGGTTGGAGCCAGTCATCATGGAGCTGGAGCGGCAGGAGAATGTTCTGGTCATCTGTCACCAGGCCGTAATGCGCTGCCTGTTGGCCTATTTCCTGGACAAGACTGCAG AAGAGCTGCCATACCTGAAGTGCCCACTGCACACTGTGCTGAAGCTAACGCCGGTGGCCTATG GCTGTAAGGTGGAGTCCATCTGCTTAAATGTGGATGCAGTCAACACACACCGAGAAAGACCAGAG AACGTAGAAGTGTCGCGGATGTCAAAGGAGGCTTTGCTAACAGTGCCAGCTCACCAATGA
- the pfkfb4a gene encoding 6-phosphofructo-2-kinase/fructose-2,6-bisphosphatase 4a isoform X4 — translation MKHRSPSEQHHGKRSRVPGAAASSSQQDGMEDKAPSIPRELTQNPLKKIWMPCKNGLPEKHISQRKVCMTNCPTLIVTVGLPARGKTYISKKLTRYLNWIGVPTREFNVGQYRRECMKIYKSFEFFRPDNEEGLKIRRQCASAALNDVRQYLTEQGGQVAVFDATNTTRERRETIIQFAEQNGFKVFFVESVCEDPDVIQENIVQVKLGSPDYTNCNTEEAVEDFMKRIKCYENSYETLDEVLDRDLSYIKIMDVGQRYLVNRVLDHIQSRIVYYLMNIHITPRSIYLCRHGESELNVKGRIGGDSGLTPRGKDFGKKLSQFIQSQGISDLKVWTSQMKRTIQTAEALSVPYEQWKVLNEIDAGVCEEMMYEEIQDHYPLEFALRDQDKYRYRYPKGESYEDLVQRLEPVIMELERQENVLVICHQAVMRCLLAYFLDKTAEELPYLKCPLHTVLKLTPVAYGCKVESICLNVDAVNTHRERPENVEVSRMSKEALLTVPAHQ, via the exons ATGAAACACCGGTCACCTTCAGAGCAGCATCACGGGAAAAGGTCCCGTGTTCCCGGCGCGGCTGCTTCCAGCTCACAGCAAGACGGAATGGAGGACAAAGCGCCTTCCATTCCGCGGGAACTCACCCAAAACCCCCTGAAGAAGATCTGGATGCCGTGTAAAAATGGCCTTCccgaaaaacacatttctcaaagaAAGG TATGCATGACCAACTGTCCCACCCTGATTGTGACAGTAGGCCTTCCTGCCAGGGGGAAGACCTATATCTCCAAGAAGCTGACCCGCTATCTTAACTGGATCGGAGTGCCCACCAGAG AGTTCAATGTTGGGCAGTACAGGAGAGAGTGTATGAAGATCTACAAGTCCTTTGAGTTCTTCCGTCCTGACAATGAGGAGGGGTTAAAGATCAGACG ACAGTGTGCTTCAGCCGCGTTGAACGATGTGCGACAGTATCTGACAGAACAAGGAGGCCAAGTTGCG GTGTTCGATGCAACAAACACCACcagagaaaggagggaaacCATCATCCAGTTTGCAGAGCAGAATGGCTTTAAG gTTTTCTTtgttgagtctgtgtgtgaagaCCCAGATGTCATTCAGGAAAACATAGTG CAAGTGAAGCTGGGTAGCCCTGACTACACCAACTGTAACACTGAAGAAGCAGTGGAAGATTTCATGAAGAGGATCAAGTGTTATGAAAACTCCTACGAGACACTGGATGAAGTCCTGGACAG AGATCTCTCCTACATCAAAATCATGGACGTGGGTCAGCGGTATTTGGTCAACAGGGTTTTGGACCACATCCAGAGCCGGATTGTCTACTACCTCATGAACATCCACATCACGCCACGCTCCATCTATCTGTGCCGCCACGGCGAGAGCGAGCTCAATGTCAAGGGTCGAATCGGAGGAGACTCAGGCCTCACACCCAGAGGCAAAGAT TTTGGGAAAAAGCTGAGCCAGTTCATCCAGTCACAGGGCATCAGTGACCTGAAGGTATGGACCAGTCAGATGAAGAGAACCATCCAGACAGCCGAGGCCCTCAGTGTGCCCTACGAGCAGTGGAAGGTCCTGAACGAGATTGATGCA GGCGTCTGTGAGGAAATGATGTACGAGGAGATCCAGGACCACTATCCTCTGGAGTTTGCTCTGAGGGACCAGGACAAATACCGCTATCGCTACCCGAAAGGAGAG TCCTATGAGGACCTGGTGCAGCGGTTGGAGCCAGTCATCATGGAGCTGGAGCGGCAGGAGAATGTTCTGGTCATCTGTCACCAGGCCGTAATGCGCTGCCTGTTGGCCTATTTCCTGGACAAGACTGCAG AAGAGCTGCCATACCTGAAGTGCCCACTGCACACTGTGCTGAAGCTAACGCCGGTGGCCTATG GCTGTAAGGTGGAGTCCATCTGCTTAAATGTGGATGCAGTCAACACACACCGAGAAAGACCAGAG AACGTAGAAGTGTCGCGGATGTCAAAGGAGGCTTTGCTAACAGTGCCAGCTCACCAATGA
- the pfkfb4a gene encoding 6-phosphofructo-2-kinase/fructose-2,6-bisphosphatase 4a isoform X1 — MKHRSPSEQHHGKRSRVPGAAASSSQQDGMEDKAPSIPRELTQNPLKKIWMPCKNGLPEKHISQRKVCMTNCPTLIVTVGLPARGKTYISKKLTRYLNWIGVPTREFNVGQYRRECMKIYKSFEFFRPDNEEGLKIRRQCASAALNDVRQYLTEQGGQVAVFDATNTTRERRETIIQFAEQNGFKVFFVESVCEDPDVIQENIVQVKLGSPDYTNCNTEEAVEDFMKRIKCYENSYETLDEVLDRDLSYIKIMDVGQRYLVNRVLDHIQSRIVYYLMNIHITPRSIYLCRHGESELNVKGRIGGDSGLTPRGKDFGKKLSQFIQSQGISDLKVWTSQMKRTIQTAEALSVPYEQWKVLNEIDAGVCEEMMYEEIQDHYPLEFALRDQDKYRYRYPKGESYEDLVQRLEPVIMELERQENVLVICHQAVMRCLLAYFLDKTAEELPYLKCPLHTVLKLTPVAYGCKVESICLNVDAVNTHRERPENVNIHRTPEDALQTVPPHL; from the exons ATGAAACACCGGTCACCTTCAGAGCAGCATCACGGGAAAAGGTCCCGTGTTCCCGGCGCGGCTGCTTCCAGCTCACAGCAAGACGGAATGGAGGACAAAGCGCCTTCCATTCCGCGGGAACTCACCCAAAACCCCCTGAAGAAGATCTGGATGCCGTGTAAAAATGGCCTTCccgaaaaacacatttctcaaagaAAGG TATGCATGACCAACTGTCCCACCCTGATTGTGACAGTAGGCCTTCCTGCCAGGGGGAAGACCTATATCTCCAAGAAGCTGACCCGCTATCTTAACTGGATCGGAGTGCCCACCAGAG AGTTCAATGTTGGGCAGTACAGGAGAGAGTGTATGAAGATCTACAAGTCCTTTGAGTTCTTCCGTCCTGACAATGAGGAGGGGTTAAAGATCAGACG ACAGTGTGCTTCAGCCGCGTTGAACGATGTGCGACAGTATCTGACAGAACAAGGAGGCCAAGTTGCG GTGTTCGATGCAACAAACACCACcagagaaaggagggaaacCATCATCCAGTTTGCAGAGCAGAATGGCTTTAAG gTTTTCTTtgttgagtctgtgtgtgaagaCCCAGATGTCATTCAGGAAAACATAGTG CAAGTGAAGCTGGGTAGCCCTGACTACACCAACTGTAACACTGAAGAAGCAGTGGAAGATTTCATGAAGAGGATCAAGTGTTATGAAAACTCCTACGAGACACTGGATGAAGTCCTGGACAG AGATCTCTCCTACATCAAAATCATGGACGTGGGTCAGCGGTATTTGGTCAACAGGGTTTTGGACCACATCCAGAGCCGGATTGTCTACTACCTCATGAACATCCACATCACGCCACGCTCCATCTATCTGTGCCGCCACGGCGAGAGCGAGCTCAATGTCAAGGGTCGAATCGGAGGAGACTCAGGCCTCACACCCAGAGGCAAAGAT TTTGGGAAAAAGCTGAGCCAGTTCATCCAGTCACAGGGCATCAGTGACCTGAAGGTATGGACCAGTCAGATGAAGAGAACCATCCAGACAGCCGAGGCCCTCAGTGTGCCCTACGAGCAGTGGAAGGTCCTGAACGAGATTGATGCA GGCGTCTGTGAGGAAATGATGTACGAGGAGATCCAGGACCACTATCCTCTGGAGTTTGCTCTGAGGGACCAGGACAAATACCGCTATCGCTACCCGAAAGGAGAG TCCTATGAGGACCTGGTGCAGCGGTTGGAGCCAGTCATCATGGAGCTGGAGCGGCAGGAGAATGTTCTGGTCATCTGTCACCAGGCCGTAATGCGCTGCCTGTTGGCCTATTTCCTGGACAAGACTGCAG AAGAGCTGCCATACCTGAAGTGCCCACTGCACACTGTGCTGAAGCTAACGCCGGTGGCCTATG GCTGTAAGGTGGAGTCCATCTGCTTAAATGTGGATGCAGTCAACACACACCGAGAAAGACCAGAG AACGTGAACATCCACCGTACACCTGAGGACGCCCTGCAGACCgtccctcctcacctctga